A single Muntiacus reevesi chromosome 9, mMunRee1.1, whole genome shotgun sequence DNA region contains:
- the LOC136175662 gene encoding olfactory receptor 10A7-like, translated as MNAIETNFTVTEFVFLGLSSQPKTQLILFIMFLFFYLLTVVGNIIIITIIQVETRLQTPMYFFLTNLSFLDICYTSTDVPQMLSNMVGGRKTIPFSRCATQMYFSLSFGMTECVLLGVMAYDRYVAICHPLHYAVIMNRSTCGQLAGVSWASSFLSSTVINIFTLSLPYCGPNVLDHFFCEVPSILRLACTDTSFTEMVVFVFTVVIVFIPFLLIVVSYARILLTVLRMRSASGRHKALSTCASHLTVVALFYGTGIFMYMRPQSKTSRAGGKIIAVFYTVITPMLNPLIYSLRNQDVKGALRRALAKQRA; from the coding sequence ATGAATGCGATAGAAACAAACTTCACGGTGACTGAATTTGTGTTCCTGGGGCTCTCATCACAGCCGAAGACGCAGctcattctttttattatgttCCTGTTCTTCTATTTATTAACCGTGGTGGGGAATATTATCATTATCACTATCATCCAGGTAGAAACACGTCTCCAAACTCCGATGTACTTCTTCCTCACTAATTTATCCTTTCTGGATATCTGCTACACATCCACTGATGTCCCTCAAATGCTCTCCAACATGGTGGGCGGAAGGAAGACCATCCCATTTTCTAGATGTGCTACGCAGATGTACTTCTCCCTCTCCTTTGGAATGACTGAGTGTGTTCTCCTCGGTGTCATGGCTTACGACAgatatgtggccatctgccaccctctCCACTACGCAGTCATTATGAACCGAAGCACCTGTGGCCAGCTGGCAGGAGTTTCTTGGGCCAGTAGTTTCCTGAGTTCCACGGTCATCAACATCTTCACCTTGAGTTTACCCTACTGTGGACCCAATGTCCTGGATCACTTCTTCTGTGAGGTTCCTTCCATCCTGAGGCTGGCCTGCACTGACACCTCATTCACCGAGATGGTTGTTTTCGTCTTCACCGTCGTCATTgtcttcattccttttctcctcatTGTTGTTTCCTATGCCCGGATCCTTCTGACAGTTCTCAGGATGCGGTCAGCCTCTGGAAGGCACAAGGCTCTGTCCACTTGTGCTTCCCATCTGACGGTGGTGGCCTTGTTCTATGGAACTGGCATCTTCATGTACATGAGACCCCAGTCAAAGACCTCCAGGGCTGGGGGCAAGATCATCGCGGTGTTCTACACTGTGATCACGCCCATGCTCAACCCCCTGATCTATAGCCTAAGGAACCAAGATGTAAAAGGGGCTCTAAGAAGAGCTCTGGCAAAACAGAGGGCATGA